CACGAGCGAACCGGCTTGGTTCTGGCTGGGCACAAGGACAGGAACGGCTCCCATGCGGGACAGTGTGGCGGAGCCAATGGGTGTGGGGGCAGGACGGGGGGCCTGTGGCTGAGCTCCTTCAGTCCTGTGTGTGGAGCTGCTGTCTGAGCTTGTGGCCCGCGTGTGCAAGTGCGctgagtggtggtggtgttggtgatgAAGGGTGTGGGTTGGTGTTCTGTTGCCGTTGTATCCAGGTAGCCCATGGAGCGGGTTGGGCTCCCCTGGGCGCAGGCGGTAGGCGGCCGTGCTGCCAGACGCTGTGAGGACAGAGGCGGTGTCGCAGGCTCCGGGCGGGTATGGGTAGTGGTTGTTAGAGGCATGGTGAGGGTCCCGTGGCGGAGGGCTTGTGGCTATAGAGGACAGAGTGCCGTTCTTGGAGATGATGTCGGATCCTGTGGTGCTCTTAGCCCAGGAGACCCTCTTTGGAGCCTGAGCATCCTCCCTGTGATGAGAACCAtcagttaaaaaaaactaattctGACACAATGAGGTAGAGCACTGCTGAACCCTAGGAAGCATTTAGGAGCAACATCATCTCAACTGCATGAAAAAAAGGGGTAAGTTGGGGGCTCACTTGATATCGTTAGCCATTTCCTCCTCTGTGTCATGGCTCCTCCTCAGGACAAAGACCAGGAACAGGATGAGGGCCACCAGTCCCACCACAGAGCCCACTGTGGCACCAGCTATCAACCAGGCGTTGTTGGCTGCAGCGAGATATGGAACACATTCACTTCAGTCACAGCTGATACTGTATGTTTCGCCATCATGTGAGAACCGCAGAAACTGCATCACGCCTGCGAGCTATACTTACGGGTTGAGACCTCCAAGTTGATGTGGCAGCTATCACTCCCTGCTGTGTTGCTGGCCCTGCAGACATACTTGCCTGACATGTTTTTGGTCAGGTTGCTCAACCTCAGGGTGCCCTGCCTCTCATCTGAAAGCAAACATCACCATCCATCTTTTCATTATCAAACATCAAGCTGCATAACCTGTCACGACTGGAAATCATTGATGATAACTAGAGTGTAAATCATGCTGTGATGACAAGACAGGAGTCAAGGGAACCTTTTGGCTTGGGAACTAAAATGCTATGGAGCAAATATGACTGTTGAAACACCCCACTCATAAGGATAATTCCTTTAGAGGATAAAAAAGAGCATACATGTAGTGGAATCTATGCAATCTATGCAATCTATGCAATCTACCAATCTAGCAACAAAATCTTCTCGCTCATGCTTGAGGGCCATTAGCCCTCAGGT
The sequence above is drawn from the Salminus brasiliensis chromosome 11, fSalBra1.hap2, whole genome shotgun sequence genome and encodes:
- the esamb gene encoding endothelial cell-selective adhesion molecule isoform X2, encoding MPCDLQKVEMPRKDMEVIKGQMVVLEAWYTPTSLIEKNTVIWNFMANDSKQIISYTSGQIGMGSPEFRKRVGFAMSMPSTNLSIYINNTQESDSGRYLCNVIIPGAPGLSGELRLNVKVPPSTPVCSMTGDPVLRGNVTLSCKSSHGKPTPQYKWTKAAPLSEVFFSPMQNERQGTLRLSNLTKNMSGKYVCRASNTAGSDSCHINLEVSTPNNAWLIAGATVGSVVGLVALILFLVFVLRRSHDTEEEMANDIKEDAQAPKRVSWAKSTTGSDIISKNGTLSSIATSPPPRDPHHASNNHYPYPPGACDTASVLTASGSTAAYRLRPGEPNPLHGLPGYNGNRTPTHTLHHQHHHHSAHLHTRATSSDSSSTHRTEGAQPQAPRPAPTPIGSATLSRMGAVPVLVPSQNQAGSLV
- the esamb gene encoding endothelial cell-selective adhesion molecule isoform X1 translates to MERVISWRLGALLSLTLLWVFPGDLQKVEMPRKDMEVIKGQMVVLEAWYTPTSLIEKNTVIWNFMANDSKQIISYTSGQIGMGSPEFRKRVGFAMSMPSTNLSIYINNTQESDSGRYLCNVIIPGAPGLSGELRLNVKVPPSTPVCSMTGDPVLRGNVTLSCKSSHGKPTPQYKWTKAAPLSEVFFSPMQNERQGTLRLSNLTKNMSGKYVCRASNTAGSDSCHINLEVSTPNNAWLIAGATVGSVVGLVALILFLVFVLRRSHDTEEEMANDIKEDAQAPKRVSWAKSTTGSDIISKNGTLSSIATSPPPRDPHHASNNHYPYPPGACDTASVLTASGSTAAYRLRPGEPNPLHGLPGYNGNRTPTHTLHHQHHHHSAHLHTRATSSDSSSTHRTEGAQPQAPRPAPTPIGSATLSRMGAVPVLVPSQNQAGSLV